Proteins encoded in a region of the Haloglomus salinum genome:
- the cas2 gene encoding CRISPR-associated endonuclease Cas2 translates to MLVIVVYDVPAERTRVYRKLLRQKLEHIQNSVFYGNLTEGQVTKLKNQIDDQLVPEDSVMVFEAETQDYVDYTVFGSAERPGSRFT, encoded by the coding sequence GTGCTCGTTATCGTCGTATACGACGTGCCTGCGGAGCGGACGCGGGTCTACCGCAAACTGCTCCGGCAGAAGTTGGAACACATCCAGAACTCGGTCTTCTACGGCAACCTGACTGAAGGCCAGGTGACGAAATTAAAGAACCAAATCGACGACCAACTCGTGCCAGAGGACTCGGTAATGGTATTCGAGGCCGAAACGCAGGACTACGTCGATTATACAGTGTTTGGAAGCGCTGAGAGGCCGGGAAGCCGGTTCACATAG